A window from Pseudomonas frederiksbergensis encodes these proteins:
- a CDS encoding c-type cytochrome → MVYRHAVILAALLLICATAVAAPDAQRQAQLEHLLTQDCGACHGLHLTGGLGPELTRPALAGKSRDSLIATVTHGRPGTAMPGWAPLLSPDDIRWLVDLLLQGNPAP, encoded by the coding sequence ATGGTTTATCGACACGCTGTGATTCTGGCGGCCCTCCTCCTCATTTGCGCAACCGCGGTTGCGGCGCCGGACGCCCAGCGTCAGGCACAACTCGAACACCTGCTGACCCAGGACTGCGGCGCCTGCCATGGGCTGCACCTGACCGGCGGGCTGGGCCCCGAACTGACGCGCCCAGCGCTGGCCGGCAAGTCACGGGACAGCCTGATTGCCACCGTCACCCATGGCCGGCCCGGCACGGCGATGCCCGGTTGGGCACCGTTGCTCAGCCCCGATGACATCCGTTGGCTGGTCGATCTTCTTCTCCAGGGAAATCCCGCACCATGA
- a CDS encoding c-type cytochrome translates to MKNTLFSLFALTAALSVQPAMAQDAQELFKSKPCAACHSIDTKIVGPALKEVAAKNAGVPGAVDTLASHIKNGTQGNWGPMPMPANPVTDEEAKILATWVLTLK, encoded by the coding sequence ATGAAAAATACTCTGTTTTCACTGTTCGCCCTGACCGCTGCGCTGAGTGTGCAGCCGGCCATGGCCCAAGACGCGCAGGAGCTGTTCAAGAGCAAACCCTGCGCAGCCTGCCACTCCATCGACACCAAGATTGTCGGCCCGGCCCTCAAGGAAGTGGCGGCCAAGAACGCTGGTGTACCCGGGGCCGTGGACACCCTGGCCAGCCACATCAAGAACGGCACGCAAGGCAATTGGGGCCCGATGCCAATGCCGGCCAACCCGGTAACGGATGAAGAAGCAAAAATTCTCGCAACCTGGGTACTGACACTCAAATAA
- a CDS encoding nitrite reductase, with amino-acid sequence MLISNRKTFALTLVTLCSSLALAVSHAASAEEPAAAAAPPMVKTAGAPDMSQAEFDSSKEIYFQRCAGCHGVLRKGATGKPLTQDITQSRGQPFLEALITYGSPAGMPNWGTSNALTKDQITSMAKFIQHAPPTPPEWGMAETLKTWKVLVKPEDRPKKQLSKLNLPNLFSVTLRDDGKIALIDGDSKKIVKLIETGYAVHISRISASGRYLLVIGRDARIDMIDLWPLEPTKVAEVKVGIEARSVETSKFKGYEDKYTIAGSYWPPQFTIMDGETLEPKQIVSTRGMTVDKQEYHPEPRVAAIIASHEWPEFIVNVKETGKVMLVNYQDIKNLTVTYIDAAPFLHDGGWDSTHRYFMTAANNSNKVAVIDSKERKLTALVDVGKTPHPGRGANFNHPTYGPVWATSHLGDDGISLIGTDPTKHPQYAWKQVGSLKGQGGGSLFIKTHPKSRHLYVDTTLNPDAKLSQSVAVFNLDKLDAGYTVLPIAEYAGIKQGAMRVVQPEYNKAGDEVWFSVWSGQAEESALVVIDDKTLKLKSVIKDKRLITPTGKFNVYNTQHDIY; translated from the coding sequence ATGCTGATCAGCAATAGAAAAACGTTTGCCCTGACCCTCGTCACATTGTGTTCGTCACTGGCCCTGGCGGTGAGCCATGCCGCCAGCGCTGAAGAGCCCGCCGCCGCGGCCGCCCCGCCCATGGTCAAAACCGCGGGTGCTCCCGACATGAGCCAGGCCGAGTTCGACTCGTCCAAGGAAATCTACTTCCAGCGTTGCGCAGGCTGCCACGGCGTGCTGCGCAAAGGGGCGACGGGAAAACCACTGACGCAAGACATCACCCAGTCTCGCGGGCAACCGTTCCTGGAGGCCTTGATTACCTACGGCTCGCCAGCGGGCATGCCGAACTGGGGGACGTCCAATGCGCTGACCAAGGATCAGATCACGTCAATGGCCAAGTTCATTCAGCACGCGCCGCCGACGCCGCCGGAATGGGGCATGGCCGAGACGCTGAAAACCTGGAAGGTACTGGTCAAACCCGAGGACCGCCCGAAAAAGCAGCTGAGCAAACTCAACCTGCCGAACCTGTTTTCGGTGACGTTGCGCGATGACGGCAAGATCGCCCTAATCGATGGGGACAGCAAGAAGATCGTCAAGCTGATCGAGACCGGTTACGCGGTGCACATCTCGCGGATCTCTGCCTCGGGTCGCTATCTGCTGGTGATTGGTCGAGACGCGCGGATCGACATGATCGACCTGTGGCCGCTGGAGCCGACCAAGGTCGCCGAAGTCAAAGTGGGCATCGAGGCGCGCTCGGTCGAGACCTCGAAGTTCAAGGGCTACGAAGACAAATACACCATCGCCGGTTCTTACTGGCCGCCGCAATTCACCATCATGGACGGCGAAACCCTGGAGCCGAAACAGATCGTTTCGACCCGCGGCATGACCGTCGACAAGCAGGAGTACCACCCCGAACCCCGGGTCGCGGCGATCATCGCCTCCCACGAATGGCCGGAGTTCATCGTCAACGTCAAGGAAACCGGCAAGGTCATGCTGGTCAATTACCAGGACATCAAAAACCTCACCGTCACCTACATCGACGCCGCGCCTTTCCTGCATGACGGTGGCTGGGACAGCACGCACCGCTACTTCATGACCGCCGCCAACAACTCCAACAAGGTTGCCGTAATCGACTCCAAGGAGCGCAAGTTGACCGCGCTGGTGGACGTCGGCAAAACCCCTCACCCGGGTCGCGGCGCCAACTTCAACCACCCGACCTACGGCCCGGTCTGGGCCACCAGCCACCTGGGGGATGACGGCATCTCGCTGATCGGCACCGACCCGACCAAACACCCGCAATACGCCTGGAAACAGGTCGGCTCACTCAAGGGCCAGGGCGGCGGATCGCTGTTTATCAAGACCCATCCCAAGTCTCGCCACCTGTACGTCGACACCACCCTCAACCCGGACGCCAAGCTCAGCCAGTCGGTGGCGGTGTTCAACCTCGACAAGCTCGACGCGGGCTACACCGTGCTGCCCATCGCCGAATACGCCGGCATCAAGCAAGGCGCCATGCGCGTGGTGCAGCCGGAATACAACAAGGCTGGCGATGAAGTCTGGTTCTCCGTGTGGAGCGGTCAGGCAGAGGAATCGGCGCTGGTAGTGATCGACGACAAAACACTGAAGCTCAAATCAGTCATAAAGGACAAACGACTGATCACACCCACCGGCAAGTTCAATGTCTACAACACCCAACACGACATCTATTGA
- a CDS encoding CbbQ/NirQ/NorQ/GpvN family protein, with translation MDRTPSCEHPTEPFYQPLNNEEALFEQAWRHGMPVLIKGPTGCGKTRFVQHMAHRLKLPLYTVACHDDLSAADLIGRHLIGAQGTWWQDGPLTRAVREGGICYLDEVVEARQDTVVVLHPLADDRRELFLERTGEVLKAPPSFMLVVSYNPGYQNLLKGMKPSTRQRFVAMRFGYPPVADEERIVAREAQVDSALAAQVVRLGQALRRLDQHDLEEVASTRLLIFTARMIGSGMSPREACMACLAEPLSDDPLTVAALMDVVDVHFG, from the coding sequence ATGGACCGTACCCCGTCTTGCGAACACCCGACCGAACCCTTCTACCAACCGCTGAATAATGAGGAGGCGCTGTTCGAACAAGCCTGGCGACACGGCATGCCGGTGCTGATCAAAGGCCCGACGGGCTGCGGCAAGACCCGTTTCGTCCAGCACATGGCCCATCGGCTGAAACTGCCGCTGTACACCGTGGCGTGCCATGACGATCTGAGCGCGGCCGACCTGATCGGCCGTCACCTGATCGGTGCCCAGGGCACCTGGTGGCAGGACGGACCGCTGACCCGGGCGGTGCGTGAAGGCGGCATCTGTTACCTCGACGAAGTGGTCGAGGCGCGCCAGGACACCGTGGTCGTACTGCATCCACTGGCTGATGATCGTCGGGAGTTGTTCCTGGAACGCACCGGCGAAGTGCTGAAGGCGCCGCCCTCCTTCATGCTCGTGGTGTCTTACAACCCCGGCTACCAGAACCTGCTCAAAGGCATGAAGCCCAGCACTCGGCAACGTTTCGTGGCGATGCGCTTTGGCTATCCGCCGGTGGCCGATGAGGAACGCATCGTGGCCCGGGAAGCACAGGTGGACAGCGCGCTGGCGGCGCAAGTGGTGCGGCTGGGGCAGGCACTGCGCCGGCTCGATCAGCATGATCTGGAGGAGGTCGCCTCAACGCGGCTGCTGATTTTTACCGCGCGCATGATCGGCTCCGGCATGAGCCCGCGTGAGGCCTGCATGGCATGCCTGGCCGAGCCACTGAGCGATGATCCGCTGACCGTTGCCGCGCTGATGGACGTGGTTGATGTCCACTTCGGTTGA
- a CDS encoding cytochrome c oxidase subunit 3 family protein: protein MSTSVESAGVSRRHLPGDLAMWFFILAELSVFAILILVFTVTQALKPQMFSESRLLLNTSTGLAMTLSLLTAGLFAALAQEQVRRSRPRHGTVFLLMALLVASVYVGLKLTEYRHLLASGLGMEHNTFFTLYWILTGFHFLHVVLGMVILGWLAERCRRGLYDADNRSGFESGVLYWHMVDLIWVVLFPLVYVLS from the coding sequence ATGTCCACTTCGGTTGAGTCCGCGGGCGTCTCGCGTCGCCACTTGCCGGGTGATCTGGCGATGTGGTTTTTCATTCTGGCCGAGCTGTCGGTGTTCGCCATCCTGATCCTGGTGTTCACCGTGACCCAGGCGCTCAAGCCGCAGATGTTCAGTGAAAGCCGCCTGTTGCTGAACACCTCAACCGGCTTGGCGATGACCCTGAGCCTGCTCACCGCGGGCCTGTTCGCTGCACTGGCGCAGGAGCAGGTCAGGCGCTCGCGGCCTCGTCATGGCACGGTTTTCCTGCTGATGGCGTTGCTCGTTGCCAGTGTCTACGTGGGGTTGAAACTCACCGAATATCGGCACTTGCTCGCCTCGGGGCTGGGCATGGAGCACAACACCTTTTTCACGCTCTACTGGATCCTCACCGGGTTTCATTTTCTCCACGTAGTACTCGGCATGGTCATTCTCGGATGGCTGGCCGAGCGCTGTCGCCGTGGCCTGTACGACGCCGACAATCGCAGCGGGTTTGAATCCGGCGTGTTGTATTGGCACATGGTCGATCTGATCTGGGTGGTGCTGTTTCCGCTGGTCTACGTGTTGAGTTGA
- a CDS encoding cytochrome C oxidase subunit IV family protein: MSVSRVLLVCWAALATLSVCTVVLAQAGATWLLSIAILLVAVGKAWLITDGFMEMRHAPRLWRRLMLSWALVLATVVGLTLILFR; encoded by the coding sequence ATGTCTGTTTCCAGGGTTTTGCTCGTCTGTTGGGCGGCGCTCGCGACGTTAAGCGTATGCACCGTAGTGCTGGCCCAGGCCGGGGCGACGTGGTTGCTGTCGATTGCGATTTTGCTGGTGGCGGTCGGCAAGGCGTGGCTGATCACCGATGGCTTCATGGAGATGCGCCACGCGCCGCGACTGTGGCGGCGCTTGATGTTGAGCTGGGCGCTGGTGTTGGCAACGGTGGTAGGCCTGACGCTTATCTTGTTCCGTTAA
- a CDS encoding c-type cytochrome, with the protein MSDTFTKGMARNIYFGGSIFFFLIFLALTYHTEQTFPERSNEALLTESVERGKLVWEQNNCIGCHTLLGEGAYFAPELGNVFQRRGGEAGFKPFLHAWMKMQPLGVPGRRAMPQFKLSDQEVDDIAEFLKWSSKINTNGWPPNKEG; encoded by the coding sequence ATGTCAGACACCTTTACCAAAGGCATGGCCAGGAACATCTACTTCGGGGGAAGCATCTTCTTCTTCCTGATATTCCTGGCTTTGACCTATCACACGGAACAGACCTTTCCAGAGCGCAGCAATGAGGCGTTGTTAACCGAATCAGTCGAGCGCGGCAAATTGGTCTGGGAGCAAAACAATTGCATCGGCTGCCACACGCTGTTGGGCGAGGGCGCCTATTTCGCGCCTGAGCTGGGCAACGTGTTCCAGCGGCGCGGCGGAGAGGCGGGCTTCAAACCCTTCTTGCATGCCTGGATGAAAATGCAGCCACTGGGCGTACCGGGCCGACGCGCGATGCCGCAGTTCAAGTTGAGTGACCAGGAGGTGGATGACATCGCCGAGTTCCTCAAATGGAGCTCGAAAATCAACACCAATGGCTGGCCGCCAAACAAGGAGGGCTAA
- a CDS encoding cbb3-type cytochrome c oxidase subunit I, which produces MSIANPHLKFASQSVAKPYFVFALMLFLGQILFGLIMGLQYVIGDFLFPIIPFNVARMVHTNLLIVWILFGFMGAAYYLIPEEADRELHSPKLAIILFWVFAAAGVLTILGYLLVPYAGLAKLTHNELLPTMGREFLEQPTISKMGIVVVCLGFLYNIGMTLLKGRKTTVSMVMMTGLIGLAVFFLFSFYNPGNLARDKFYWWWVVHLWVEGVWELIMGSMLAFVLIKITGVDREVVEKWLYVIIAMALITGIIGTGHHFFWIGAPEVWLWVGSIFSALEPLPFLAMVIFAFSMVKNRRRDHPNRAATLWAKGTTVTAFFGAGVWGFLHTLAPVNYYTHGSQLTAAHGHLAFYGAYAMIVMTLISYAMPKLRGLGEAADERSQQLEIWGFWLMTLSMVMITLLLTAAGVVQIYLQRWPVDGVALPFMATVDHLQVLFWARLGAGLGFFAGLICYLFSFKRRVPVGITATAASAVRS; this is translated from the coding sequence ATGAGCATTGCTAATCCGCATCTGAAATTCGCCTCGCAATCCGTGGCCAAACCGTACTTCGTGTTTGCCCTGATGCTGTTCCTCGGTCAGATACTGTTCGGTTTGATCATGGGCCTGCAATACGTGATCGGCGACTTTCTGTTCCCGATCATCCCCTTCAACGTGGCGCGGATGGTGCACACCAACCTGCTGATCGTCTGGATATTGTTCGGCTTCATGGGGGCGGCCTACTACCTGATTCCGGAAGAGGCCGACCGCGAACTGCACAGTCCGAAGCTGGCGATCATCCTGTTCTGGGTATTCGCCGCCGCAGGTGTGCTGACGATCCTCGGTTACCTGCTGGTGCCTTATGCCGGCCTGGCCAAATTGACCCACAACGAACTGCTGCCGACCATGGGGCGAGAGTTCCTGGAACAGCCGACCATTTCCAAAATGGGCATCGTGGTGGTCTGCCTGGGCTTTCTCTACAACATCGGCATGACCTTGCTCAAAGGGCGCAAGACCACCGTCAGCATGGTCATGATGACCGGGCTGATCGGTCTCGCGGTGTTCTTCCTGTTCTCCTTCTACAACCCCGGCAACCTCGCCCGTGACAAGTTCTACTGGTGGTGGGTGGTGCATCTTTGGGTAGAAGGCGTGTGGGAACTGATCATGGGTTCGATGCTCGCTTTCGTCCTGATCAAGATCACCGGCGTGGACCGAGAGGTCGTTGAGAAATGGCTCTACGTGATCATCGCCATGGCGCTGATAACGGGGATTATCGGTACCGGTCACCACTTCTTCTGGATCGGTGCGCCTGAGGTCTGGTTGTGGGTGGGGTCAATCTTCTCGGCACTCGAGCCGCTACCGTTCCTGGCGATGGTGATATTCGCCTTCAGCATGGTCAAGAACCGTCGTCGAGACCACCCGAACCGCGCCGCCACGCTGTGGGCCAAGGGCACCACGGTCACCGCGTTCTTCGGCGCTGGCGTCTGGGGGTTCCTGCATACCCTGGCACCGGTCAACTACTACACCCATGGTTCGCAGTTGACGGCGGCTCACGGTCACCTGGCCTTCTACGGTGCTTACGCGATGATCGTGATGACCTTGATCAGCTACGCCATGCCGAAACTGCGCGGGCTCGGTGAGGCAGCGGACGAGCGTTCGCAGCAACTCGAGATCTGGGGTTTCTGGTTGATGACCCTATCGATGGTGATGATCACGCTGTTGCTCACCGCAGCCGGTGTCGTGCAGATCTATCTGCAACGCTGGCCGGTAGATGGCGTCGCGTTACCGTTCATGGCCACTGTCGATCATCTGCAAGTGCTGTTCTGGGCTCGTCTTGGCGCCGGTCTCGGGTTCTTCGCAGGGCTGATCTGCTACCTGTTCAGCTTCAAGCGTCGGGTGCCAGTGGGGATCACTGCCACTGCCGCCTCCGCTGTTCGTTCGTGA
- a CDS encoding nitric oxide reductase activation protein NorD — MAFTVELEEWVGSVWHRFITRRASPDFPEARVELIHQQRPLALLFRAMGGASGVGVEAASERDLLLRRNVLQQIAGTCKQVPLAWCDEANLRLPSSLAVFPEVALNEELYRWLALLAAQAGQMRHWGRDNQRWTQQLLRRYPALRARYKRLVDAHLQLRPDPATLSTGEAALERALCQALREPGSVEHFPRSERAAWPLPLWLYPPQNLASPQAADLGDESEESLTTPPGEQKGASKRAKRIDEGNRDGGLLIVRLENLFSWTEHVDLDRWTDDSENPDAARVAEDLDELSLSRTRLRKGGGLKLHLDLPPADVDDIPLGEGIKLPEWDYRKQQLQDAFVNLQMMVPRDCEAQPLPPRLKAPAHRLRRQFEHLRNDRQWLRQQPQGSELDMQAWLDFHVEREHGQCAERGLFMEQRQTRRDLACLLLADVSMSTDAHLNDEHRVIDVIRDSLLLFGETLSVLGDDFALYGFSSLRRHQVRMQELKSFTQRYDDNTRGRIQGLKPGYYTRMGAAIRHATQLLGKSKRRSKLLLLLTDGKPNDLDLYEGRYGVEDTREAVLQARRQGLTPFCITIDREAGDYLPYMFGANGYTLIRQPEQLPLRLPQLYRQLTQP, encoded by the coding sequence ATGGCCTTTACCGTCGAACTGGAAGAGTGGGTCGGCAGTGTCTGGCATCGCTTTATCACCCGTCGCGCCAGCCCGGACTTTCCCGAGGCCCGGGTCGAACTGATCCACCAGCAGCGGCCGCTGGCGTTGTTGTTTCGCGCCATGGGTGGGGCCAGTGGCGTCGGCGTGGAAGCCGCCAGCGAACGTGATCTGCTGTTGCGGCGCAACGTGCTGCAGCAGATCGCCGGCACCTGCAAGCAAGTGCCCCTGGCGTGGTGCGACGAGGCCAATCTGCGTCTGCCGTCGAGCCTGGCAGTGTTTCCTGAAGTCGCACTGAACGAGGAGCTCTATCGCTGGCTCGCGTTGCTGGCGGCCCAGGCCGGGCAGATGCGTCATTGGGGGCGGGACAATCAACGCTGGACGCAACAGCTGTTGCGGCGCTATCCCGCGTTGCGTGCCCGGTATAAACGTCTAGTCGATGCGCACCTGCAATTGCGCCCGGATCCGGCAACTTTAAGTACCGGCGAAGCGGCGTTGGAACGAGCGTTATGCCAGGCGCTACGCGAGCCGGGCAGTGTCGAACATTTTCCCCGCAGCGAACGGGCCGCATGGCCGCTGCCGCTGTGGCTGTACCCGCCGCAGAACCTCGCCAGCCCGCAGGCGGCCGACCTCGGTGACGAGTCGGAAGAATCCCTGACGACCCCACCCGGTGAGCAGAAAGGCGCAAGCAAACGCGCCAAGCGGATCGATGAAGGCAACCGCGATGGCGGATTGTTGATCGTGCGCCTGGAGAACCTGTTCAGTTGGACCGAACACGTGGACCTGGATCGCTGGACAGACGACAGCGAAAACCCGGACGCCGCCAGAGTCGCCGAAGACCTTGACGAGTTGAGCCTGTCGCGCACCCGTCTGCGCAAGGGCGGCGGCCTCAAGCTGCACCTGGATTTGCCGCCGGCCGATGTCGACGATATTCCCCTGGGCGAGGGCATCAAGTTGCCGGAGTGGGACTACCGCAAACAGCAGCTGCAGGACGCTTTCGTCAATCTGCAAATGATGGTGCCCCGGGACTGTGAGGCGCAGCCACTGCCGCCACGGCTGAAGGCCCCGGCACACCGTTTGCGCCGCCAGTTCGAGCACCTGCGCAATGACCGCCAATGGTTACGCCAGCAGCCTCAGGGCTCTGAGTTGGACATGCAGGCCTGGCTGGATTTTCACGTTGAACGCGAGCATGGCCAGTGTGCGGAGCGAGGTCTGTTCATGGAACAACGGCAGACACGCCGCGACCTGGCGTGCCTGTTGCTGGCCGATGTGTCGATGTCCACCGACGCGCACTTGAACGATGAGCATCGGGTGATCGATGTGATCCGCGACAGTTTGCTGCTGTTCGGCGAAACCCTGTCGGTGCTGGGTGATGATTTCGCCCTGTACGGGTTTTCCTCGCTGCGCCGCCATCAAGTGCGCATGCAGGAACTCAAGTCCTTCACCCAACGTTATGACGACAATACCCGTGGTCGTATTCAAGGGCTCAAACCGGGGTATTACACCCGCATGGGCGCCGCCATCCGCCACGCCACCCAACTGCTGGGCAAGAGCAAACGCCGCAGCAAACTGTTGCTGCTGCTCACGGATGGCAAACCGAATGATCTGGATTTGTATGAGGGTCGCTACGGCGTTGAAGACACCCGCGAAGCGGTGCTGCAAGCGCGGCGCCAGGGGTTGACGCCGTTCTGTATCACGATTGACCGCGAGGCCGGGGACTACCTGCCGTACATGTTCGGCGCCAATGGCTACACCTTGATCCGCCAGCCCGAGCAATTGCCCCTGCGCTTGCCGCAGTTGTATCGGCAGCTGACCCAGCCGTGA
- a CDS encoding protein DnrP has protein sequence MPVCLYCQHTHPAQETECSQCGMPLPALAAQAGERRLRRFTWFCIGLTIFCVVMFFWLPRSI, from the coding sequence ATGCCCGTCTGTTTGTATTGCCAGCACACCCACCCCGCGCAAGAAACCGAGTGCAGCCAATGCGGCATGCCCCTGCCGGCATTGGCGGCACAGGCAGGGGAACGCCGGCTGCGCCGGTTCACGTGGTTCTGCATCGGCCTGACGATCTTCTGCGTGGTCATGTTTTTCTGGCTGCCACGCAGCATCTGA
- a CDS encoding Crp/Fnr family transcriptional regulator, with protein sequence MVLHRVHHQILRSHHLFEPLNEEQLDELMSTSHLLSIDKGEPLFRQGEPADSFYFVIAGAVKIYRLTPDGQEKVFEVISDRQTFAEAMMLMDTPNYVASAEAICPTQLYRLSNSTYMRLLQSNSRLTFALLGKLCVRLHQRVNEIETLSLKNATHRVVRYLLTQLVRQQTVDSQFELPMAKQLIAGHLSIQPETFSRIIRRLIDENIITQDGRQIAILDRLRLEQFE encoded by the coding sequence ATGGTGCTTCATCGCGTCCATCACCAGATTCTGCGCAGTCACCACTTGTTCGAGCCGTTGAACGAAGAACAGCTGGATGAACTGATGAGTACCAGCCACCTGCTGAGCATCGACAAGGGCGAACCGTTGTTCCGCCAGGGCGAGCCGGCCGACTCGTTCTATTTCGTGATTGCCGGCGCGGTGAAAATCTACCGCCTGACACCGGATGGGCAGGAGAAAGTGTTTGAGGTCATCAGCGATCGGCAAACCTTCGCCGAGGCGATGATGCTGATGGACACCCCGAACTATGTGGCCTCGGCCGAAGCGATCTGCCCGACTCAGCTCTATCGGTTATCCAACAGCACCTACATGCGCCTGCTGCAGAGCAACAGCCGGCTGACCTTTGCGCTGCTCGGCAAGCTCTGCGTTCGCCTGCATCAACGGGTCAACGAAATCGAAACCCTGTCCCTGAAAAACGCCACCCACCGGGTCGTGCGTTATCTGCTGACGCAACTGGTGCGCCAGCAAACCGTCGACAGCCAATTCGAACTGCCGATGGCCAAGCAACTGATTGCCGGGCATCTGTCGATCCAGCCGGAAACCTTTTCGCGGATCATCCGTCGCCTGATCGATGAAAACATCATCACCCAGGACGGCCGCCAGATCGCCATTCTCGATCGTCTGCGCCTGGAACAGTTCGAGTGA
- a CDS encoding NnrS family protein — MQVLDRRKAMAIAPLLRLAFRPFFLAGCLLAVLAIPLWLAAFSGSIADWQPAGGWLGWHRHELLFGFGLAIIAGFLLTAVQTWTGRPGLSGRPLAALALLWLLARVAWLVNAPWPVLAVLELAFPLAVAALMGFTLWKVRQKRNYPIAVVLLLLAAADGLSLYGLVEGHEAWQRQGVLTGLWLVAAMMGLIGGRVIPFFIQRGLGKVDGVTPWPWLDWLLLIGSPLVALLYAAGPALDPNLWVGLLFAMLAAGHLVRLVRWHDRALWHVPLLWSLYLAYAWLAAACLGMALWHFGVPINPSLAVHCLTIGAMGGLVLAMIARVSLGHTGRALEPPSGMTLAFILLNLACLSRVVLILFFPLPALWLAGVCWALAFALYAWRYGPMLLRARVDGHPG; from the coding sequence ATGCAAGTGCTTGACCGCCGTAAAGCGATGGCCATCGCGCCGCTGTTACGTTTGGCCTTTCGGCCATTTTTCCTCGCCGGCTGCCTGCTGGCAGTGCTGGCCATTCCACTCTGGCTGGCCGCCTTCAGCGGTTCGATTGCCGACTGGCAGCCGGCGGGTGGCTGGCTGGGCTGGCATCGACACGAACTGCTGTTCGGATTCGGCTTGGCAATCATCGCGGGTTTTCTGCTGACGGCCGTGCAGACCTGGACCGGTCGTCCCGGCCTCAGCGGGCGACCCCTGGCCGCGCTGGCGTTGCTGTGGTTATTGGCGCGCGTGGCCTGGCTGGTCAATGCTCCGTGGCCGGTGCTCGCCGTGCTGGAATTGGCGTTCCCACTGGCGGTGGCGGCGCTCATGGGCTTCACCTTGTGGAAGGTGCGGCAGAAACGTAACTACCCGATTGCGGTGGTGCTGTTGTTGTTAGCGGCGGCCGACGGGTTGTCCCTTTACGGCCTGGTCGAAGGTCATGAAGCCTGGCAGCGTCAAGGCGTGCTGACCGGCCTCTGGTTGGTGGCGGCGATGATGGGCTTGATCGGCGGGCGCGTCATTCCGTTCTTTATCCAGCGCGGTCTCGGCAAGGTCGATGGCGTGACCCCTTGGCCGTGGCTGGATTGGCTGCTGTTGATTGGCTCACCGCTGGTGGCGTTGCTATATGCCGCCGGACCTGCGCTTGACCCCAATCTCTGGGTCGGCCTGTTGTTCGCCATGTTGGCCGCCGGGCATCTGGTGCGCCTGGTTCGCTGGCATGATCGGGCCCTCTGGCACGTGCCGCTGCTGTGGTCGTTGTACCTGGCTTATGCCTGGTTGGCAGCGGCCTGTCTTGGAATGGCGCTGTGGCATTTCGGTGTGCCGATCAATCCGAGTCTGGCGGTGCATTGCCTGACCATCGGCGCCATGGGCGGCCTGGTGCTGGCGATGATCGCGCGGGTCAGCCTGGGCCACACCGGTCGTGCGCTGGAGCCGCCGTCGGGCATGACCCTGGCGTTCATTCTGCTCAATCTGGCCTGTCTGAGCCGGGTGGTGTTGATCCTGTTCTTTCCCCTGCCTGCGTTGTGGCTGGCCGGTGTGTGTTGGGCGCTGGCGTTTGCGCTGTACGCCTGGCGCTATGGGCCGATGCTGCTGCGGGCCCGTGTCGACGGTCATCCGGGCTAA
- a CDS encoding CopD family copper resistance protein, translating into MLYPFLLVTHLLAAIAFIGTLFFEVVIWHRARQQLADTALTTADQAIAVRSRKVLHGVVLLLYGAGISLAWQHRGVLSQPLASSFGTLLSLKIILALSIIGHYFLLAYWLKSARLTTTRASWIRRSILGHMVLIVILAKAMFYWHG; encoded by the coding sequence GTGTTATATCCCTTTTTACTGGTCACCCACTTGCTGGCAGCGATTGCCTTCATCGGCACGCTGTTTTTTGAGGTGGTGATCTGGCACCGCGCTCGCCAGCAGTTGGCGGATACCGCGCTAACCACGGCGGATCAAGCGATTGCAGTGCGTTCGCGCAAGGTGCTGCATGGCGTGGTGTTGCTGTTGTATGGCGCCGGCATCAGCCTGGCGTGGCAACACCGCGGCGTATTGAGTCAGCCGCTGGCGAGCAGTTTTGGCACGTTGCTGAGTCTGAAAATCATCCTGGCCCTGAGCATCATCGGCCATTACTTCCTGCTGGCGTACTGGCTGAAAAGCGCACGACTGACCACGACCCGCGCGAGCTGGATTCGCCGCAGCATCCTCGGGCACATGGTGTTGATCGTGATCCTGGCCAAGGCGATGTTCTATTGGCACGGTTGA